From one Pecten maximus chromosome 8, xPecMax1.1, whole genome shotgun sequence genomic stretch:
- the LOC117332258 gene encoding uncharacterized protein LOC117332258, which translates to MSDIPSDSSDPPPSYLPTRAKVKFELKWISELISNRVSTPSLRFICDFERDETNAFYYVIYFQVDGSYLNFGYDLVVYDTAKAYVTEETLVSAFGFTAGITVSCSVGVRSSRNGRTGYLVSSEGFYAGIKMLNHSVTVERGKSGSVYFEQTIPFGCMYYPSLVQSICTLNLHITRMSTENTCSSNTIHHRGQCALELPGLTKSTGVSSDTWTSQIHDFKMVSIESERSYYRLSNHQFLFNLETSSSHHQFWRNSQSDKLLEVLVSEGEETRNWQGRKCQVYCDPHMLSFDGMNYELQYKGKFMLFKSESPPMQIYLPTGAVVSVRHRSNGLLDIDITPTVHEFKRNISGLCGDFNGTVENDCVSKNGNMPCDEPFQGQRGYRYHPNSFTESYKQYGKCNNNRKEVRCTAMQRRLIRKKRQVESTDDMQGHSITKRSTVIDETEAIRLCTEALKTVTNEACSDIGVNATGIEINNCAADLMLTGDGNWTKYAVDRSEAICLETIEKNTTLQEEYPEISNIIRNNTCPLNCSERGSCTNGKCECEEGFASEDCSFDLNTPLQIYGLDNDGLCDIDEGCGFVVVEGLEFPSDRNYTCQFSGRMTMVGEIYQTLEVFNVSADHQSIFEIICDIPDIDVPVNRLGIEYNVSVAMDGFEFGDAINFVVINTICQNYNNISGNISFYIQNGFCFINGTCYPEGAYKENALCLECKPNENVYTWSKSSSEDCVVSDKDTLDSNTNFMVVVVSAAGGFLFVCLLIFVMCCIYKKKNKSRQELSDITISESVHGKEELPSLAWLNEDMLISNILTKAKNKASLPKKNKRTKNPDIRNPKHDSHVTEDHSTSYISNASLKSTEGCDKERKKEISIQVKQASSNGVFTDTDERISSVATPNEEDSRDRILSRVEKETGRTNSNQRTQIKTDVGSTDLRSREREPALLESMLQSITSEGTGKRKKKKRKRDRRKVQPESMISEFAIVTEDENDRRAQKKSKKRKKERRKEISHPLRHADPLSDFCGDEEEGVPSVAVQIDEVSRSRIEMKTEHGTARTNSVQNTKILEIDFNDGMTMVSDFCDEDEGVPSVAVPIDEVSRSRIEMKTEHGTARTYSVQNTKILELDFNDGMNIAKTLITDVNSNDLQRRGDTKEREPALSESMMQSNTSKATGKRKTKKRRDRKKKAPESPIGAADFVTEQHNDRRCKKKSKKIKKEQRKEQKRKSKHANSVGFCSNEDKGVPCEEAPEEEFSRNKIEMEAENEEARKRSNQKIQIIDSQSTDPDSKDDLYKAYLPMTNVATNNSLSREDTREREPTLLESILRLNPPKGTGKRKTKKRRKKRKNVHPIFL; encoded by the exons ATATCCCATCAGATTCCTCAG ATCCACCTCCATCCTATCTGCCAACTAGGGCAAAGGTCAAGTTTGAACTTAAATGGATCAGCGAGCTTATTTCCAACCGAGTTTCAACGCCTTCTCTCCGCTTCATATGTGATTTCGAACGGGATGAAACCAATGCCTTTTATTATGTGATCTACTTCCAAGTCGACGGCAGCTATTTGAATTTTGGTTACGATCTGGTGGTCTACGACACCGCGAAAGCGTACGTGACGGAGGAAACTCTCGTGTCAGCATTCGGTTTTACAGCCGGAATAACA GTATCATGCAGTGTTGGAGTAAGGTCCTCTCGAAATGGACGGACGGGGTATCTTGTCAGCAGTGAGGGTTTTTATGCCGGAATAAAG ATGCTGAATCACTCAGTGACCGTTGAACGTGGTAAAAGCGGTTCTGTGTACTTCGAACAGACCATTCCCTTTGGTTGTATGTATTACCCGTCGTTGGTGCAGAGTATTTGCACACTCAATCTCCATATAACGAGGATGTCAACAGAAAATACGTGCTCGAGCAATACCATCCACCACCGTGGCCAATGTGCCTTAGAATTACCAGGTTTGACGAAGTCGACAGGTGTTAGCAGTGATACCTGGACTTCACAGATACACGACTTTAAAATGGTATCTATCGAAAGTGAGCGAAGCTACTACAGATTGTCAAATCACCAGTTTTTATTCAACTTGGAAACATCGAGTTCTCATCATCAGTTCTGGAGAAATTCGCAATCGGATAAACTTCTC GAGGTGCTCGTGTCTGAAGGGGAAGAAACGCGCAATTGGCAGGGAAGAAAGTGTCAGGTGTACTGTGATCCGCATATGTTGTCGTTTGATGGCAT GAATTATGAATTGCAATACAAAGGGAAATTCATGCTGTTCAAAAGTGAAAGCCCACCAATGCAG ATATATTTGCCAACTGGCGCCGTCGTGTCAGTTCGGCACCGGAGCAATGGCCTCCTCGATATAGATATAACACCTACAGTTCATGAGTTCAAGAGGAACATCTCTGGTCTCTGTGGTGACTTTAACGGAACCGTAGAGAATGACTGTGTCAGTAAAAATGGAAACATGCCGTGTGATGAaccatttcaaggtcaaaggggatATAGATACCATCCGAACAGTTTCACAGAGTCTTATAA GCAGTAtggtaaatgtaataataacAGGAAAGAAGTGAGATGTACTGCCATGCAACGAAGATTAATCAGGAAAAAACGGCAAGTTGAAAGCACCGACGACATGCAAGGTCATAGCATCACGAAGCGG TCAACAGTAATAGATGAAACTGAAGCTATCCGGTTGTGTACGGAAGCGCTGAAAACTGTGACAAATGAAGCCTGTTCTGATATCGGGGTCAATGCCACCGGCATTGAGATAAACAATTGTGCTGCTGATCTCATG CTCACTGGAGACGGTAACTGGACTAAGTATGCAGTAGATAGAAGTGAAGCCATTTGTCTTGAAACCATAGAAAAGAATACAACTTTGCAAGAGGAATATCCAGAAATAAGCAATATTATCAGAAACAATACCTGTCCATTGAACTGTTCGGAACGTGGATCCTGCACAAACG GGAAATGCGAATGTGAGGAGGGTTTCGCCTCAGAGGATTGCTCGTTTGACCTAAACACGCCTCTACAAATATATGGCCTGGACAATGACGGACTTTGTGATATCGACGAAGGCTGTGGTTTCGTAGTTGTAGAGGGATTAGAATTTCCTTCTGATAGAAACTACACTTGCCAATTCAGTGGTCGTATG ACAATGGTGGGAGAGATATACCAGACACTGGAGGTGTTTAATGTATCAGCGGATCATCAGAGCATTTTCGAGATTATATGTGACATTCCGGATATAGACGTTCCGGTAAACAGACTTGGGATagagtacaatgtatctgtggCTATGGATGGATTTGAATTTGGAGACGCAATCAACTTCGTCGTGATTAATACGATTTGCCAGAATTACAATAATATTTCTGGAAACATTAGcttttatatacag AACGGATTTTGTTTCATTAACGGAACCTGTTATCCTGAAGGAGCCTACAAGGAGAATGCTTTGTGTTTAGAATGTAAACCTAACGAGAACGTGTACACGTGGTCAAAGTCGTCCAGTGAAG ATTGTGTTGTAAGTGACAAAGATACTCTGGATTCCAACACGAACTTCATGGTCGTTGTCGTCTCTGCAGCCGGCGGATTTCTCTTCGTTTGTCTTCTTATTTTCGTTATGTGTTGTATTTACAAAAAGAAGAACAAAAG CCGTCAGGAGTTAAGCGATATCACGATTAGCGAATCGGTACACGGTAAGGAAGAATTGCCTTCTCTAGCTTGGTTAAATGAAGATATGTTGATTAGCAATATCCTGacaaaagcaaaaaataaaGCAAGCCTACCAAAAAAGAACAAGAGGACAAAAAATCCAGATATTCGAAATCCAAAACACGACAGCCATGTTACCGAGGATCACAGTACATCTTATATCTCTAATGCATCTTTAAAAAGCACGGAAGGCTGCGACAAAGAACGAAAGAAGGAAATCAG CATCCAAGTGAAACAAGCCAGCTCGAACGGCGTTTTCACTGATACAGATGAAAGGATATCATCCGTTGCTACTCCTAATGAGGAAGACTCTAGAGACAGGATCCTATCGAGAGTAGAAAAAGAAACAGGCAGAACAAACTCGAACCAAAGAACGCAAATTAAAACCGACGTTGGTTCCACCGATTTACGCAGCAGAGAGAGGGAACCGGCATTACTAGAATCAATGCTACAATCAATCACTTCAGAGGGCACGGGGAAACGAAAAAAGAAGAAACGAAAGAGAGACCGTAGAAAGGTACAACCTGAATCCATGATTAGTGAGTTCGCAATCGTCACTGAAGATGAGAATGACAGACGAGCCCAGAAAAAGTCGaagaagagaaaaaaagaaCGGAGGAAAGAAATAAG TCATCCGTTGAGGCACGCCGACCCGCTTAGCGATTTCTGCGGTGATGAGGAAGAAGGAGTCCCATCTGTAGCGGTCCAAATCGATGAAGTGTCAAGAAGTAGAATCGAAATGAAAACAGAACATGGCACAGCAAGAACTAACTCGGTCCAGAATACGAAAATCCTAGAAATAGACTTCAATGATGGCATGACTATGGTGAGCGATTTCTGTGATGAGGATGAAGGAGTCCCATCTGTAGCTGTCCCGATCGATGAAGTGTCAAGAAGTAgaattgaaatgaaaacagAACATGGCACAGCAAGAACTTACTCCGTCCAGAATACGAAAATCCTAGAACTAGACTTCAATGATGGCATGAATATCGCGAAAACGTTGATAACCGATGTTAATTCCAACGATTTACAGAGAAGAGGAGACACCAAGGAGAGGGAGCCGGCACTTAGTGAATCAATGATGCAATCAAACACTTCAAAGGCCACGGGGAAACGAAAGACGAAGAAACGAAGAGATCGTAAGAAAAAAGCCCCCGAATCCCCAATAGGAGCGGCAGATTTCGTGACTGAACAACACAATGACAGAAGGTGTAAGAAAAAATCAAAGAAGATCAAGAAAGAACAAAGGAAGGAACAAAA GCGTAAGTCGAAGCACGCAAACTCGGTCGGTTTTTGCTCTAACGAAGATAAAGGAGTCCCGTGTGAGGAAGCCCCCGAAGAAGAATTTTCCAGAAATAAAATCGAAATGGAAGCAGAAAACGAAGAAGCCAGAAAAAGATCGAATCAGAAAATACAAATTATCGATAGCCAAAGCACCGATCCGGACTCTAAAGATGACCTATATAAAGCATACCTCCCGATGACAAATGTTGCTACTAACAATTCACTCAGCAGAGAAGACACCAGGGAGAGGGAACCGACACTGTTGGAATCAATACTACGATTAAACCCTCCAAAGGGTACGGGGAAACGAAAGACGAAGAAAAGAAGGAAAAAGCGAAAAAATGTACATCCTATATTCTTATAA